From Mycolicibacterium cosmeticum, a single genomic window includes:
- a CDS encoding acyl-CoA dehydrogenase family protein — translation MAINLEMPRKLQAVIEKGHQGAAEMLRPISRKYDKAEHAYPVELDTLATLFEGISEAKTISFAGAEAFASGDSTGQNINGANMSALLNALEISWGDVALLLSVPYQGLGNAAISSVASKEQLERLGKVWAAMAITEPSFGSDSAAVSTTATLDGDEYVINGEKIFVTAGSRATHIVVWATLDKSKGRAAIKSFIVPREHPGVTVERLEHKLGIKASDTAVIRFENARIPKDNLLGDPEIKVDKGFAGVMETFDNTRPIVAAMAVGVARAALEELRTILTEAGVEISYDKPAHAQSAAAAEFLRMEADWEAGYLLTVRSAWQADNKIPNSKEASMGKAKAARVGTDITLKTVEMAGTAGYSEETLLEKWARDSKILDIFEGTQQIQQLVVARRLLGLSSAQLK, via the coding sequence ATGGCGATCAATCTGGAAATGCCGCGCAAACTGCAAGCGGTCATCGAGAAGGGGCATCAGGGCGCGGCCGAGATGCTGCGTCCCATCTCCCGCAAGTACGACAAGGCCGAGCACGCCTACCCCGTCGAGCTGGACACCCTGGCCACCCTCTTCGAGGGCATCTCGGAGGCCAAGACCATCTCGTTCGCCGGGGCCGAGGCCTTCGCCTCCGGCGACAGCACCGGCCAGAACATCAACGGCGCCAACATGTCTGCGCTGTTGAACGCGCTGGAGATCAGCTGGGGCGATGTCGCGCTGCTGCTGTCGGTGCCGTACCAGGGCCTGGGCAACGCCGCCATCTCGAGCGTGGCCAGCAAGGAACAGCTCGAGCGGCTCGGCAAGGTGTGGGCCGCGATGGCGATCACCGAGCCGTCGTTCGGTTCGGATTCGGCGGCGGTGTCGACGACGGCCACCCTCGACGGTGACGAGTACGTCATCAACGGCGAGAAGATCTTCGTGACGGCCGGCTCGCGGGCCACCCACATCGTGGTGTGGGCGACGCTGGACAAGTCGAAGGGCCGCGCGGCCATCAAGTCGTTCATCGTGCCGCGGGAGCATCCCGGGGTGACGGTGGAGCGTCTGGAGCACAAGCTGGGCATCAAGGCGTCCGACACCGCGGTGATCCGCTTCGAGAACGCCCGCATTCCCAAGGACAACCTGCTGGGCGATCCGGAGATCAAGGTGGACAAGGGTTTCGCCGGGGTCATGGAGACCTTCGACAACACCCGGCCCATCGTGGCGGCGATGGCCGTCGGCGTGGCCCGCGCCGCGCTGGAGGAGCTGCGGACCATCCTCACCGAGGCGGGCGTCGAGATCTCCTACGACAAGCCGGCCCACGCGCAGAGCGCCGCCGCGGCGGAGTTCCTGCGGATGGAGGCCGACTGGGAGGCGGGCTACCTGCTGACGGTGCGCTCGGCGTGGCAGGCCGACAACAAGATCCCCAACTCCAAGGAAGCCTCGATGGGCAAGGCCAAGGCCGCCCGGGTGGGAACCGACATCACCCTCAAGACCGTCGAGATGGCCGGTACCGCAGGCTATTCGGAGGAAACGCTGCTGGAGAAGTGGGCGCGGGACTCCAAGATCCTGGACATCTTCGAAGGCACGCAACAGATTCAGCAGCTGGTGGTCGCCCGGCGGCTGCTGGGGCTGTCCTCGGCGCAGCTGAAGTAG
- a CDS encoding acyl-CoA dehydrogenase family protein, which produces MTQIESRPKRTGPESAVGLHKHKRTATDIGLALITPLVGQEFLDRYGLRDPLNKTLRYGVKTAFSAAGATTRQIKRVQGLGKPATRLEAARPGKGSDYFDLTPDEDQKLIVETVQEFAEEILRPAAHDADDAATYPKDLIAKAAELGITAINIPEDFDGIAAHRSTVTTALVAEALAYGDMGLALPILAPGGVASALTHWGSADQQATYLPEFAGENVPQACVAIAEPHALFDPTALKTTAVRTPSGYRLSGVKSLVPAAADAELFIIGAQLNGKPALFIVESSSEGLTVKADPSMGIRAAALGKVELDNVAVPLHNRLGEDEASDDDYSEAVALSRLGWAALAVGTSHAVLDYVIPYIKEREAFGEPIANRQSVAFMAANIAIELDGLRLITWRGASRAEQGLPFIREAALARKFGADKAMQIGLDGVQLLGGHGYTKEHPVERWYRDLRAIGVAEGVVVL; this is translated from the coding sequence ATGACCCAGATCGAATCCCGCCCGAAGCGCACCGGACCGGAGAGTGCCGTCGGGCTGCACAAGCACAAGCGGACAGCGACCGATATCGGATTGGCGCTGATCACACCCCTGGTCGGCCAGGAGTTCCTGGACCGCTACGGTCTGCGCGACCCGCTGAACAAGACCCTGCGCTACGGCGTCAAGACGGCGTTCTCCGCCGCAGGCGCGACCACCCGGCAGATCAAGCGGGTGCAGGGCCTCGGCAAACCGGCGACGCGACTCGAAGCCGCCCGGCCCGGAAAAGGGTCCGACTACTTCGACCTGACCCCCGACGAGGATCAGAAGCTGATCGTCGAGACGGTCCAGGAGTTCGCCGAGGAGATCCTGCGGCCCGCCGCCCACGACGCCGACGACGCCGCGACCTACCCGAAAGACCTGATCGCCAAGGCCGCCGAGCTCGGCATCACCGCGATCAACATCCCGGAGGATTTCGACGGGATCGCCGCGCATCGCTCCACCGTCACCACCGCGCTGGTCGCCGAGGCCCTGGCCTACGGCGACATGGGGTTGGCGCTGCCGATCCTCGCGCCCGGCGGCGTCGCCTCCGCCCTGACCCACTGGGGCAGCGCCGACCAGCAGGCCACCTACCTGCCCGAGTTCGCCGGCGAGAACGTGCCGCAGGCCTGCGTCGCGATCGCAGAACCGCACGCGCTGTTCGACCCGACGGCACTGAAGACCACCGCGGTCCGCACCCCCAGCGGTTACCGGCTCTCCGGCGTGAAGTCGCTGGTGCCGGCGGCCGCCGACGCCGAGCTGTTCATCATCGGCGCGCAGCTGAACGGCAAGCCCGCGCTGTTCATCGTCGAATCGTCGTCGGAGGGCCTCACCGTCAAGGCCGACCCGAGCATGGGCATCCGCGCCGCCGCGCTGGGCAAGGTGGAACTGGACAACGTCGCCGTGCCGCTGCACAACCGGCTCGGCGAGGACGAAGCATCCGACGACGATTATTCTGAAGCCGTTGCCTTATCCCGATTGGGTTGGGCCGCATTGGCCGTCGGCACCTCGCACGCCGTGCTCGACTACGTCATCCCCTACATCAAGGAGCGCGAGGCGTTCGGCGAGCCGATCGCCAACCGCCAGTCGGTGGCGTTCATGGCCGCCAACATCGCCATCGAGCTCGACGGGCTGCGCCTGATCACCTGGCGCGGGGCGTCGCGCGCCGAGCAGGGCCTGCCGTTCATCCGCGAGGCCGCCCTGGCCCGCAAGTTCGGCGCCGACAAGGCCATGCAGATCGGCCTGGACGGTGTCCAGTTGCTCGGCGGCCACGGCTACACCAAGGAACACCCGGTCGAACGCTGGTACCGCGATCTGCGGGCAATCGGTGTCGCCGAGGGTGTCGTCGTCCTGTAA
- the hisN gene encoding histidinol-phosphatase, which yields MSTDLTLALQLADQADALTMERFGALDLRVETKPDLTPVTDADQGAERALRATLAQARPDDAVFGEEFGGATTFTGRQWILDPIDGTKNFVRGVPVWCTLIALVDDGVPTVGVVSAPALGRRWWAAAGEGAHVSFNGTTRRIQVSGVSELGAASLSYSDLTTGWEDRREKFVALTDEVWRVRAYGDFWSYCMVAEGAVDIACEPEVKVWDIAPLDILIREAGGTFSSVDGRPGPHGGSALATNGLLHEQVLRRLV from the coding sequence ATGAGCACCGATCTGACTCTCGCCCTTCAACTCGCCGATCAGGCCGACGCGTTGACCATGGAGCGTTTCGGCGCACTGGATCTGCGGGTGGAGACCAAGCCGGATCTGACCCCGGTGACCGACGCCGACCAGGGCGCCGAGCGGGCGCTGCGCGCCACCCTGGCCCAGGCCCGCCCCGACGATGCGGTGTTCGGTGAAGAGTTCGGCGGCGCAACAACATTCACCGGCCGGCAGTGGATCTTGGATCCCATCGACGGCACCAAGAATTTCGTCCGCGGGGTGCCGGTCTGGTGCACCCTGATCGCCCTGGTCGACGACGGCGTGCCGACCGTCGGTGTGGTGAGCGCGCCGGCACTGGGGCGGCGCTGGTGGGCGGCCGCCGGCGAGGGGGCGCACGTCTCGTTCAACGGGACCACCCGGCGGATTCAGGTGTCCGGCGTGAGCGAGCTGGGCGCGGCCAGCCTGTCCTACTCGGATCTGACCACCGGCTGGGAGGACCGCCGCGAGAAGTTTGTCGCCCTCACCGACGAGGTGTGGCGGGTGCGCGCCTACGGCGATTTCTGGTCGTACTGCATGGTCGCCGAGGGTGCGGTCGACATCGCCTGCGAACCCGAGGTGAAGGTCTGGGACATCGCCCCGCTGGACATCTTGATCCGGGAGGCCGGCGGCACCTTCAGCAGCGTCGACGGCCGACCCGGCCCGCACGGCGGTAGCGCACTGGCCACCAACGGTTTGCTGCACGAGCAGGTGCTGCGCCGCCTGGTGTGA
- a CDS encoding FAD-dependent oxidoreductase: MRPYHVAIVGSGPSGFFAAASLLKSDRDVRVDMLEMLPTPWGLVRSGVAPDHPKIKSISAQFAKTSEDPRFRFFGNITVGDHVQAAELAQRYDAVVYAVGAQSDRALGIPGEDLPGSVAAVDFVGWYNAHPHFEGIAPDLNAERAVVIGNGNVALDVARILISDPEILAQTDIADHALDSLGVRGVKEVIVVGRRGPVQAPFTTLELRELGHLEQMADVDIVVDRADFDAITDEELEAAGKTVKQNVKVLREYAELTPTEVKRRVVFKFATSPIEIRGNGRVESIVLGRNELVDEGGRVVAKDTGEREEIPVQLVVRAVGYRGVPLAGLPFDDRSGTIPHTDGRIDGSRNEYVVGWIKRGPSGVIGSNKKDSADTVDTLLADLGEPGFAEDHASELARWLLERQPKLVTDDHWQRIDAHERAVGEAQNRPRVKLVSVADMLGIAHG; this comes from the coding sequence ATGCGCCCGTACCACGTGGCGATCGTCGGCTCGGGCCCCTCGGGGTTCTTCGCTGCCGCGTCGCTGTTGAAGTCGGATCGAGACGTCCGCGTCGACATGCTGGAGATGCTGCCCACGCCGTGGGGGCTGGTGCGGTCCGGGGTGGCGCCCGACCATCCGAAGATCAAGTCGATCAGCGCGCAGTTCGCGAAGACATCGGAGGATCCGCGGTTCCGGTTCTTCGGCAACATCACCGTCGGCGACCACGTCCAGGCGGCCGAGTTGGCGCAGCGCTACGACGCGGTGGTGTACGCCGTCGGCGCGCAATCCGACCGGGCGCTCGGGATTCCCGGCGAGGACCTGCCGGGCAGCGTGGCCGCGGTGGACTTCGTGGGTTGGTACAACGCGCACCCGCATTTCGAGGGCATCGCCCCCGATCTGAACGCCGAGCGCGCCGTCGTGATCGGCAACGGCAACGTGGCCCTGGACGTCGCGCGGATCCTGATCAGCGATCCGGAGATCCTGGCGCAGACCGATATCGCCGACCACGCGCTGGACTCGCTGGGGGTGCGCGGGGTCAAGGAGGTGATCGTGGTGGGCCGGCGAGGTCCGGTGCAGGCCCCGTTCACGACGCTGGAACTACGCGAACTCGGCCACCTGGAGCAGATGGCCGATGTGGACATCGTGGTGGACCGCGCGGATTTCGACGCCATCACCGACGAGGAGCTGGAGGCGGCCGGCAAGACCGTCAAGCAGAACGTCAAGGTGCTGCGCGAGTACGCCGAGCTGACTCCGACGGAGGTGAAGCGGCGGGTGGTGTTCAAGTTCGCGACGTCGCCGATCGAGATTCGCGGCAACGGCCGTGTCGAGTCGATTGTGTTGGGCCGCAACGAGCTTGTGGACGAGGGCGGCCGGGTGGTGGCCAAGGACACCGGCGAGCGGGAGGAGATCCCGGTGCAGCTGGTGGTGCGCGCGGTCGGTTACCGCGGGGTGCCGCTGGCCGGGCTGCCGTTCGACGACCGCTCCGGCACCATCCCGCATACCGACGGGCGTATCGACGGCAGCCGCAACGAGTACGTCGTGGGCTGGATCAAGCGCGGACCGTCCGGTGTCATCGGGTCGAACAAGAAGGACTCGGCCGACACCGTCGACACGCTGCTGGCCGATCTCGGCGAGCCCGGGTTCGCCGAGGACCACGCGTCCGAGTTGGCCCGATGGCTGCTGGAGCGCCAACCCAAACTGGTCACCGACGATCATTGGCAGCGCATCGACGCCCACGAGCGGGCCGTCGGGGAGGCCCAGAACCGGCCGCGGGTCAAGCTGGTCAGCGTCGCCGACATGCTCGGCATCGCACACGGCTGA
- the prfB gene encoding peptide chain release factor 2, producing the protein MDPDLLADIAALDATLTTVERVLDVDGLRARIATLEAEATDPNLWNDQANAQKVTSSLSHAQSELRRVEELRRRIDDLPVLYELAAEEGGEDAKAEADAERAQLREDLEALEVRTLLSGEYDEREAVVTIRSGAGGVDAADWAEMLMRMYIRWAEAHKYPVEIFDTSYAEEAGIKSATFAVHAPYAYGTLSVEQGTHRLVRISPFDNQGRRQTSFADVEVLPVVETTDHIDIPEGDLRVDVYRSSGPGGQSVNTTDSAVRLTHIPTGIVVTCQNEKSQLQNKVSAMRVLQAKLLERKRQEERAEMDALKGDGGSSWGNQMRSYVLHPYQMVKDLRTEYEVGSPSAVLDGDIDGFLEAGIRWRNRKEDE; encoded by the coding sequence GTGGATCCCGACCTTCTTGCCGATATCGCCGCCCTCGACGCAACGCTCACCACCGTGGAGCGGGTGCTCGATGTCGACGGTCTGCGCGCCCGCATCGCCACGCTGGAGGCCGAGGCCACCGACCCCAACCTGTGGAACGACCAGGCCAACGCGCAGAAGGTGACGAGCAGCCTGTCGCACGCCCAGAGCGAGCTGCGCCGCGTCGAGGAACTGCGCCGCCGCATCGACGATCTGCCGGTGCTCTACGAACTGGCCGCCGAGGAGGGCGGCGAGGACGCCAAAGCCGAAGCCGACGCCGAGCGTGCGCAGCTGCGCGAGGACCTGGAGGCCCTCGAGGTGCGCACCCTGCTGTCGGGGGAGTACGACGAGCGCGAGGCCGTCGTCACCATCCGCTCCGGCGCGGGCGGGGTGGACGCCGCCGACTGGGCCGAGATGCTGATGCGGATGTACATCCGCTGGGCCGAGGCCCACAAGTACCCCGTCGAGATCTTCGACACCTCCTACGCCGAGGAGGCCGGCATCAAGAGCGCCACCTTCGCGGTGCACGCGCCGTACGCCTACGGAACGTTGTCGGTGGAGCAGGGCACGCACCGGCTGGTCCGGATCAGCCCCTTCGACAACCAGGGCCGCCGCCAGACCTCCTTCGCCGACGTCGAGGTGCTCCCGGTGGTGGAGACCACCGACCACATCGACATCCCGGAGGGCGACCTGCGCGTCGACGTCTACCGCTCCAGCGGCCCCGGCGGGCAGTCGGTCAACACCACCGACTCGGCGGTTCGGCTTACGCACATCCCCACCGGCATCGTCGTCACCTGCCAGAACGAGAAGTCCCAGCTGCAGAACAAGGTGTCGGCCATGCGGGTGCTGCAGGCCAAACTCCTGGAGCGCAAGCGTCAGGAAGAGCGCGCCGAGATGGACGCGCTCAAGGGTGACGGCGGCAGCTCGTGGGGCAACCAGATGCGGTCCTACGTGTTGCACCCCTATCAGATGGTCAAGGACCTGCGCACCGAATACGAGGTGGGCAGCCCGTCGGCGGTGCTCGACGGCGATATCGACGGATTCCTGGAAGCCGGCATCCGGTGGCGCAACCGCAAAGAGGACGAGTAG
- a CDS encoding mechanosensitive ion channel family protein, with amino-acid sequence MNWSQQWHGFWHGQIGEWILTRGLRIVMLVLAAMLAARFVNWIAQKVTQRIDADFRESDALVRSETTKHRQAVASVISWVTIAMLVVIVFVEFTDILAIPIASLVAPAAVIGAALGFGAQRLVQDLLSGFFIITEKQYGFGDLVALTVSGIALPAEGTVIDVTLRVTKLRSSEGEMLTIPNGQIVKTVNLSKDWARAVVDIPVPVTADLHTVNDLLNGVCESAMNDPQMRELLLDKPQVMGVESIQVDTVNLRMVARTLPGKQFEVGRRLRLLVIAALAGAGIASPAETSTLAPAVAQEPKQ; translated from the coding sequence TTGAACTGGTCGCAGCAATGGCACGGCTTCTGGCACGGCCAGATCGGCGAATGGATCCTCACCCGCGGGTTGCGGATCGTCATGCTCGTGCTCGCCGCGATGCTGGCCGCCCGGTTCGTCAACTGGATCGCGCAGAAGGTGACCCAGCGCATCGACGCCGACTTCCGCGAGAGCGATGCCCTGGTCCGTTCGGAGACCACCAAGCACCGGCAAGCCGTCGCCTCGGTGATCTCCTGGGTGACCATCGCGATGCTCGTCGTCATCGTGTTCGTGGAGTTCACCGACATCCTGGCCATCCCGATCGCCTCCCTGGTGGCGCCCGCGGCGGTGATCGGTGCCGCGCTCGGTTTCGGCGCGCAGCGGCTGGTGCAGGACCTGCTGTCGGGCTTCTTCATCATCACCGAGAAGCAGTACGGCTTCGGTGACCTGGTCGCGTTGACCGTCTCCGGCATCGCACTGCCGGCCGAAGGCACGGTGATCGACGTGACGCTGCGGGTGACCAAGCTGCGCTCCTCCGAGGGCGAGATGTTGACCATCCCCAACGGCCAGATCGTCAAGACGGTGAACCTGTCCAAGGACTGGGCGCGGGCCGTGGTGGACATCCCGGTGCCGGTGACCGCCGACCTGCACACGGTGAATGATTTGCTCAACGGGGTATGTGAGTCCGCGATGAACGATCCACAGATGCGCGAACTGCTCCTGGACAAACCGCAGGTGATGGGCGTGGAGAGCATCCAGGTCGACACCGTGAACCTGCGGATGGTGGCCCGCACCCTGCCCGGCAAGCAGTTCGAGGTGGGCCGGCGGTTGCGGCTGCTGGTGATCGCGGCGCTGGCCGGCGCGGGTATCGCCTCGCCCGCCGAGACCTCGACGCTGGCCCCGGCGGTGGCGCAGGAGCCCAAGCAGTGA
- the ftsE gene encoding cell division ATP-binding protein FtsE, giving the protein MITLDKVSKQYKSSARPALDDVSLKIDKGEFVFLIGPSGSGKSTFMRLLLAAEHPTKGDIRVSKFHVNKLSGRHIPQLRQVIGCVFQDFRLLQQKTVFDNVAFALEVIGKRGDVINRVVPDVLEMVGLSGKANRLPNELSGGEQQRVAIARAFVNRPLVLLADEPTGNLDPETSKDIMDLLERINRTGTTVLMATHDHHIVDSMRQRVIELELGRLVRDEQRGVYGMDR; this is encoded by the coding sequence ATGATCACGCTCGACAAAGTGAGCAAGCAGTACAAATCCTCGGCGCGGCCCGCGCTCGACGATGTGTCGCTCAAAATCGACAAGGGCGAGTTCGTCTTCCTCATCGGTCCCTCCGGGTCGGGCAAGTCGACGTTCATGCGGTTGTTGCTGGCCGCCGAACACCCCACCAAGGGCGATATCCGCGTCTCCAAATTCCACGTCAACAAGCTCTCCGGCCGGCACATCCCGCAGCTGCGCCAGGTGATCGGCTGCGTGTTCCAGGATTTCCGGCTGCTGCAGCAGAAGACGGTCTTCGACAATGTGGCCTTCGCGCTCGAGGTGATCGGCAAGCGCGGTGACGTCATCAACCGGGTGGTGCCCGACGTGCTGGAGATGGTCGGGCTGTCCGGCAAGGCCAACCGGCTGCCCAACGAGCTCTCCGGTGGCGAGCAGCAGCGGGTGGCGATCGCGCGGGCGTTCGTGAACCGGCCGCTGGTGCTGCTGGCCGACGAGCCGACCGGCAACCTGGACCCCGAGACCAGTAAAGACATCATGGATCTGCTCGAGCGGATCAACCGCACCGGCACCACCGTGCTGATGGCCACGCACGACCACCACATCGTGGACTCCATGCGTCAGCGTGTCATCGAGCTCGAACTGGGCCGGCTCGTCCGCGACGAACAGCGCGGCGTCTACGGAATGGATCGCTAA
- the ftsX gene encoding permease-like cell division protein FtsX — MRFGFLINEVLTGFRRNVTMTVAMILTTAISIGLFGGGLLVVRLADQSRAIYLDRVESQVFLTNDVSANDLTCDSDPCKALRARIEARDDVKSVRFLNRDEAYEDAVKKFPQYKDVAGKDAFPASFVVKLDNPEQHKDFDQAMQGQPGVLNVLNQKDLIDRLFAVLDGMSNVAFAVALVQAIGAVLLIANMVQVAAYTRRTEIGIMRLVGATRWYTQLPFLVEAMLAALIGVVLAVIGLIVVRAVFLEKALDQFYQANLIANVDYADVLYYSAPRMLLLGMAMAGITAYVTLRSYVRR; from the coding sequence GTGCGTTTTGGCTTCCTCATCAATGAGGTTCTGACCGGTTTCCGCCGCAACGTCACCATGACGGTGGCGATGATTCTGACCACGGCCATCTCCATCGGCTTGTTCGGCGGTGGTCTGCTGGTGGTCCGACTGGCCGACCAGTCCCGCGCCATCTACCTGGACCGGGTGGAGAGCCAGGTCTTCCTCACCAATGACGTCTCGGCCAACGACCTCACCTGCGACTCCGATCCCTGCAAGGCCCTGCGCGCCCGGATCGAGGCGCGCGACGACGTGAAGTCGGTCCGCTTCCTGAACCGTGACGAGGCTTACGAGGACGCGGTCAAGAAGTTCCCGCAATACAAGGACGTCGCGGGCAAGGACGCCTTCCCGGCGTCGTTCGTCGTCAAGCTGGACAACCCGGAGCAGCACAAGGACTTCGATCAGGCCATGCAGGGCCAGCCCGGGGTGCTCAACGTGCTCAACCAGAAAGACCTGATCGACCGGCTGTTCGCCGTGCTGGACGGGATGAGCAACGTGGCGTTCGCGGTGGCGCTGGTGCAGGCGATCGGTGCGGTCTTGCTGATCGCGAACATGGTGCAGGTGGCCGCGTACACCCGGCGCACCGAGATCGGCATCATGCGGCTGGTCGGCGCCACCCGGTGGTACACCCAGCTGCCCTTCCTGGTGGAGGCCATGCTCGCCGCATTAATCGGTGTCGTGTTGGCGGTCATCGGGCTTATTGTGGTGCGGGCCGTGTTCCTGGAAAAGGCGCTCGACCAGTTCTACCAAGCCAATCTGATCGCCAACGTCGATTACGCGGACGTGCTGTATTACAGCGCTCCCCGGATGCTGCTCCTCGGCATGGCGATGGCTGGCATCACGGCCTATGTCACCCTCCGCAGTTACGTCCGAAGATAG
- the smpB gene encoding SsrA-binding protein SmpB produces MATTSKKPGKAADKTNNQVVATNRKARHNYSILETFEAGVVLVGTEVKSLREGQASLVDAFATVDDGEVWLRNLHIAEYHHGTWTNHAPRRNRKLLLHRRQIDTLVGKIRDGNLTLVPLSLYFTDGKVKVELALARGKEARDKRQDLAKRDAQREISREMGRRAKGMR; encoded by the coding sequence ATGGCTACTACGAGTAAGAAGCCAGGCAAAGCTGCCGATAAAACTAATAACCAGGTCGTCGCGACCAATCGCAAAGCCCGGCACAACTATTCGATCCTGGAGACGTTCGAGGCCGGGGTCGTGCTGGTGGGCACCGAGGTCAAGAGCCTGCGTGAGGGGCAGGCCTCGCTGGTCGACGCCTTCGCGACGGTCGACGACGGCGAGGTGTGGCTGCGCAATCTGCACATCGCCGAATATCACCACGGCACGTGGACCAACCACGCCCCGCGGCGCAACCGCAAGCTGCTGTTGCACCGGCGGCAGATCGACACGCTGGTCGGCAAGATCCGGGACGGCAACCTGACCCTGGTGCCGCTGTCGCTGTACTTCACCGACGGCAAGGTGAAGGTGGAGCTGGCGCTGGCCCGGGGTAAGGAGGCCCGCGACAAGCGCCAGGACCTGGCCAAGCGTGACGCGCAGCGCGAGATCAGTCGCGAGATGGGCCGGCGGGCCAAGGGCATGCGCTGA
- a CDS encoding EamA family transporter: MIGVALALVSAIGYGVSDFVGGIASRRVAALRVVIVSYPLALLLLTGLAFVVGGHISQPAVFWGGLCGLAQAFGVWWFYAALGAGPIAVVSPLTAILVAGVPVGFGVVMGERPSAVALAGIAVALVAVVLVSRGVTDEDTTEHRFTIKVAWLTVGSGLAFGLNFVVIDQAPHEAGLWPLVFARLSASLLVVLIALAARQLRVPTGVPLWLALTAGALDTIANVAMLLALQHSLLSLTGVLIALYPAGTVALALLVLKETVTRWQVVGMVAALAAVAMIAGG; this comes from the coding sequence CTGATCGGGGTCGCGCTCGCGCTGGTGTCGGCGATCGGCTACGGCGTGAGCGACTTCGTCGGGGGGATCGCCTCGCGCCGGGTGGCCGCGCTGCGGGTGGTCATCGTGTCCTATCCGTTGGCCTTGCTGCTGCTGACCGGGCTGGCTTTTGTTGTCGGCGGTCATATTTCACAGCCGGCGGTGTTCTGGGGTGGGCTGTGCGGGCTGGCCCAGGCCTTCGGGGTGTGGTGGTTTTACGCCGCGCTGGGGGCGGGCCCGATCGCGGTGGTGTCGCCGCTGACGGCGATCCTGGTGGCCGGTGTCCCGGTCGGGTTCGGGGTGGTGATGGGGGAGCGACCCAGTGCGGTCGCGCTCGCCGGGATCGCGGTGGCGCTGGTCGCGGTGGTGCTGGTATCCCGAGGTGTCACCGATGAAGACACCACCGAGCACCGGTTCACCATCAAGGTGGCCTGGCTGACCGTCGGGTCCGGGCTGGCGTTCGGGCTGAACTTCGTGGTGATCGACCAGGCCCCGCACGAGGCTGGGTTGTGGCCGCTGGTGTTCGCCCGGTTGTCGGCGTCGCTGTTGGTGGTGTTGATCGCGCTGGCCGCCCGCCAGCTGCGGGTCCCGACGGGTGTGCCACTGTGGCTGGCGCTGACCGCCGGTGCGCTGGACACGATCGCCAACGTGGCCATGCTGCTGGCCCTGCAGCACTCGCTGCTGTCGTTGACCGGCGTGCTGATCGCCCTGTATCCGGCCGGGACGGTGGCCCTGGCGCTGCTGGTGCTCAAGGAGACGGTCACCCGCTGGCAGGTGGTCGGCATGGTCGCCGCCCTCGCCGCGGTCGCCATGATCGCCGGGGGTTAG